Proteins from one Mesotoga infera genomic window:
- the fabG gene encoding 3-oxoacyl-[acyl-carrier-protein] reductase, whose protein sequence is MRMEGKVVIITGAASGLGKASVEKFAREGAITIACDVDEAGLEKLREEFASLPGKVVPKKLNVTDRSAINELVKSLRDEYGHIDGLVNNAGVTRDALLQRMTEEDWDLVINVNLKGVFNMTQAVAPVMLDQGYGSIVNTSSIVGVYGNIGQSNYAASKGGVIAMSKTWAKELTRKGAKIRVNAVAPGFIKTPMTDKVPEKLIQSLEEKIPLKRMGLPEEVANLYFFLISDESTYITGQVIGIDGGLVI, encoded by the coding sequence ATGAGAATGGAAGGCAAAGTGGTTATTATTACCGGTGCGGCCAGTGGGCTGGGAAAGGCATCGGTGGAAAAGTTCGCCAGAGAAGGTGCTATAACGATCGCCTGTGATGTGGATGAGGCCGGTCTGGAAAAGTTAAGGGAGGAATTCGCTTCTCTTCCAGGTAAAGTAGTACCGAAAAAACTGAACGTGACGGATCGCTCAGCGATCAACGAGCTTGTCAAGTCACTCAGGGATGAGTACGGTCACATAGACGGCCTAGTAAACAACGCAGGTGTCACCAGAGATGCGCTCTTGCAGAGAATGACCGAAGAGGACTGGGATCTGGTCATCAATGTCAACCTGAAGGGGGTTTTCAACATGACACAGGCCGTGGCTCCCGTTATGCTGGATCAGGGCTACGGCTCAATAGTGAACACGTCCTCTATAGTTGGTGTGTACGGTAACATAGGTCAGAGCAACTATGCAGCCTCTAAAGGCGGTGTGATAGCCATGTCAAAAACCTGGGCCAAGGAACTGACTAGAAAGGGCGCTAAAATCAGAGTGAACGCGGTGGCTCCCGGCTTCATAAAGACACCCATGACTGACAAGGTCCCCGAGAAGCTAATACAGTCTCTCGAGGAGAAGATACCTTTGAAGAGAATGGGACTGCCAGAAGAAGTGGCCAATCTATACTTCTTCTTGATATCCGATGAATCCACCTATATAACGGGCCAGGTGATAGGAATAGATGGAGGCCTTGTGATTTGA
- a CDS encoding 3-oxoacyl-ACP synthase has product MNGFPKIGIAGIGLYIPEKFTTARDLSVATGIPEDVIANKFGVKQKPVPGPDDTTSRMGVMAALEALNDAKVDPMDVDLLIWNGAQHKDYPCWLAGLKVADVIGARRAWSFDMEAMCGSMMAGIDIAKSMMIAHEDLNTVLLVSGYRNVDLIDLKKPATSFMLDLGASGAAVVLKKNHHSNIVLASAFKGDGSFSEDCVVPVGGSKSWPIKPEDISRFSFDVPGDAADFKKRLGETTMVNFYGVIRESLEKSGYSQRDIDYLAILHFKKSAHFGVLEELGLREDQSTYLDEYGHLGQNDQILSIKLGLKEGKIKDGDLIVMVGAGLGFVWAATTVKWGRDMEAER; this is encoded by the coding sequence TTGAACGGTTTTCCGAAGATCGGAATAGCGGGTATTGGTCTCTACATACCCGAGAAATTCACAACAGCGAGAGACCTGTCTGTGGCGACGGGAATTCCAGAGGATGTCATCGCGAACAAATTCGGTGTTAAGCAGAAACCGGTTCCCGGACCAGATGATACCACCAGTCGCATGGGAGTCATGGCGGCGCTTGAAGCCTTGAATGATGCAAAAGTAGACCCGATGGACGTAGATTTACTGATATGGAACGGCGCACAGCACAAAGACTACCCCTGCTGGCTTGCGGGACTCAAGGTCGCAGACGTTATAGGCGCTAGAAGGGCATGGTCGTTCGATATGGAGGCCATGTGCGGTTCGATGATGGCGGGAATTGATATCGCCAAGAGCATGATGATCGCCCATGAAGATCTCAACACCGTTCTGCTCGTAAGTGGTTACAGAAATGTGGATCTTATAGATCTAAAAAAGCCCGCCACTTCCTTCATGCTTGATTTGGGGGCTAGCGGAGCCGCGGTCGTATTGAAGAAGAACCACCACAGCAACATCGTCCTGGCATCGGCCTTCAAAGGTGACGGTTCTTTCTCGGAAGATTGCGTGGTACCTGTTGGAGGGTCTAAGAGCTGGCCCATCAAACCCGAAGATATATCAAGGTTTTCCTTCGATGTTCCGGGTGATGCGGCAGACTTCAAAAAACGTCTCGGTGAGACGACGATGGTCAATTTCTACGGAGTTATAAGAGAGTCTCTCGAGAAAAGCGGCTACTCTCAGAGGGATATCGACTATCTTGCCATACTGCATTTCAAAAAATCCGCCCACTTCGGTGTTCTTGAAGAGCTAGGTTTGAGGGAAGACCAGAGCACTTACCTCGACGAATACGGCCATCTAGGCCAGAACGATCAGATTCTTTCCATAAAGCTCGGACTGAAAGAAGGGAAGATCAAAGATGGAGATCTGATAGTTATGGTCGGTGCAGGACTTGGATTCGTATGGGCCGCAACAACGGTGAAGTGGGGCAGAGATATGGAGGCTGAAAGATGA
- a CDS encoding alpha/beta fold hydrolase → MSFIKTRDNRDIYYEVHGDCENPPLMILNGIMMSTASWAGFIGDFTKHFRLILMDFRDQGKSSRESVQYPIEIHVPDILSLLDELSIDKINLVGLSYGGQVAQLFALDSPGRLKTLILANTPARISPFLAELGEAWKEAAKLEDGERFFSLAIPFIYSDLFYNNNLQWLKARQKAFKNLLDAAWFQGFIRLASSNPDFNVLDRIGKITCPTLLLCADRDIITPLEEMEPIHERIKGSELLVIHNAGHGAFLEKTAEFITAVTGFILKNS, encoded by the coding sequence ATGTCGTTTATTAAAACTCGAGACAACAGAGATATTTATTACGAAGTTCACGGCGATTGCGAGAACCCACCCTTGATGATACTGAACGGAATCATGATGTCTACCGCTTCATGGGCTGGGTTTATCGGGGATTTCACGAAACATTTCAGATTGATTCTAATGGATTTCAGAGACCAGGGAAAATCCAGCAGAGAGTCCGTGCAATACCCCATAGAAATACATGTACCGGATATCCTTTCTCTCCTTGATGAATTATCCATAGACAAGATAAATCTCGTAGGGCTCTCTTACGGTGGACAGGTTGCACAACTATTTGCCCTTGATTCGCCCGGAAGGTTGAAAACGTTGATACTGGCGAATACGCCGGCCAGAATTTCACCCTTCCTTGCGGAACTGGGAGAGGCCTGGAAGGAAGCTGCCAAACTTGAAGATGGCGAGAGATTCTTCTCTCTGGCCATTCCCTTCATTTATTCAGATCTCTTCTACAACAACAACCTCCAATGGCTCAAAGCCCGTCAGAAGGCCTTCAAAAATCTCTTAGATGCCGCCTGGTTCCAGGGATTCATAAGGCTGGCCTCTTCCAACCCGGATTTCAATGTCCTGGATAGAATCGGGAAAATAACCTGTCCTACACTTCTGCTGTGCGCCGACAGAGATATTATTACCCCTCTTGAAGAGATGGAGCCGATACACGAGAGGATAAAGGGCTCAGAATTGCTGGTCATTCACAACGCGGGTCACGGCGCATTTCTTGAAAAGACAGCCGAATTCATAACGGCCGTTACGGGGTTTATATTGAAGAATTCTTGA
- a CDS encoding SIS domain-containing protein, with the protein MSQFKQDFMEQSEAVRLLLSTADDISEKSRKLDSSRVLFTGMGASLHAGSVAATFLRSLGIDSDCVEMSELISYSSPDLLKNYGTIVLISQSGESAELLRFMDDNASLLDRMALVTNNPSSTAGKRLEREKVFPLLAGKERSMGATKTFINSILTTLLMALTWSGTRIDFSKLPESIEEAFETDVTHLVELLAGNRERILVARGYGIGVAKMARLMFAEVSKLSLVFYSGAAFRHGPLELLNDRPVVMTMNPSGETSALMEELHRDIYQKCELITLTNFQSACERSIKVSIGLPEIIAPIPMMAVLQKIANELALKRGFDPGKGIFGSKVTVKE; encoded by the coding sequence ATGTCACAATTCAAGCAAGACTTTATGGAACAGTCCGAAGCGGTTAGACTTCTATTGAGCACTGCAGACGATATAAGCGAAAAATCCCGAAAACTGGACAGTTCGAGGGTTCTTTTCACGGGCATGGGAGCTTCGCTCCATGCCGGAAGCGTCGCGGCGACTTTTCTGCGTTCCCTGGGAATCGATAGCGACTGTGTGGAAATGTCCGAGTTGATTTCCTATTCCTCGCCGGACCTTCTAAAGAATTACGGTACGATCGTCCTGATAAGTCAATCTGGTGAGAGCGCGGAGTTGTTGAGATTCATGGACGACAACGCGAGCCTTCTCGACAGAATGGCCCTCGTAACTAACAATCCGTCGAGTACTGCTGGCAAAAGACTCGAAAGAGAGAAGGTTTTCCCGCTCCTTGCAGGTAAGGAGAGATCGATGGGAGCTACGAAGACTTTCATCAACAGCATCTTGACAACTCTCCTCATGGCCTTGACCTGGTCGGGAACCAGAATCGATTTCTCCAAGCTTCCGGAATCGATCGAAGAGGCTTTCGAGACAGATGTAACTCATCTGGTTGAACTCCTGGCGGGAAATCGTGAGAGAATACTCGTAGCACGAGGATATGGTATCGGTGTTGCCAAGATGGCCCGACTCATGTTCGCCGAAGTTTCTAAACTAAGTCTCGTTTTCTATTCTGGCGCTGCCTTCAGACATGGTCCATTGGAATTGCTGAACGACAGACCCGTTGTCATGACTATGAATCCCTCTGGGGAAACGTCCGCTTTAATGGAGGAGCTTCATAGAGATATTTACCAGAAATGTGAACTGATAACTTTGACAAATTTCCAGTCCGCTTGCGAACGGAGCATCAAGGTGTCAATCGGGCTTCCCGAGATCATCGCTCCGATTCCCATGATGGCCGTCCTTCAAAAGATAGCCAACGAGCTGGCGTTGAAGCGTGGCTTCGATCCTGGAAAGGGTATATTCGGCTCGAAGGTTACGGTCAAAGAATAA
- a CDS encoding aldehyde ferredoxin oxidoreductase C-terminal domain-containing protein: MRHFWMLEIDLTDRKFKKVDITELFSEWLGGTGVATKLLYDYCYAGLDPYSPQSPIIFAIGPLNNLFPVITKTVALFKSPLNGDLGESHAGGRLSLAMYESGYHAILIRGRAPSLSYIVIENDTVYIKPCNSLKGMSALATERVLRDSEEGLGKKSIVRIGPSGERLSPIACATVDASRHFGRLGLGGVLGSKNLKAIIISGSKYWPLEKKREYNSLYLRLYKEIVQSDSMAKYHDLGTSMNVYPLSRINGLPTRNFSQGFFEGADKISGEEFARSRLSQQIACAGCPIGCIHMATLREPFNEPHHMYKTIKVSYDHELIYALGSNLSIDSTDMILKLLLLVEKQGWDAISIGVTLAWATEAFQRGLITERETDGLVLNFGDGEVYLKVLSNISTGKNQFFKDLEKGADYCSKKYGGNDFSITFNSNEAPGYVTGPFAFIGYATGVRHSHLDNAGYSLDQKVATSPVPVDFERSILEMYEEGVWRMILNSLVACLFSRKVYDINTIVESLNAVGIDWSADRLTALSHRIHGLKYLFKVRNGFTFDKLALPEKLSRVYMTNEKVDQERFRKGLELYEMLVEKDMQLLKRDLE; the protein is encoded by the coding sequence GTGAGACATTTCTGGATGCTTGAAATCGACCTTACAGATAGAAAGTTCAAAAAGGTCGATATCACGGAGCTGTTCTCTGAATGGCTTGGAGGAACTGGCGTGGCAACCAAACTACTATACGATTATTGCTATGCAGGTCTCGATCCGTACTCCCCGCAGTCGCCAATAATTTTCGCCATCGGACCTTTGAACAATCTCTTTCCGGTTATCACCAAAACCGTTGCACTTTTCAAATCTCCACTAAACGGCGATCTGGGCGAATCCCATGCTGGAGGCAGACTCAGTCTGGCGATGTACGAGAGTGGTTACCACGCGATTCTCATACGCGGGCGGGCTCCTTCTCTCTCTTATATTGTCATAGAAAATGATACTGTATATATTAAGCCGTGCAATTCTCTAAAAGGCATGTCGGCTCTTGCAACGGAGAGAGTTTTGAGAGATAGCGAAGAAGGGCTCGGCAAGAAGTCGATAGTTCGGATCGGTCCATCTGGCGAAAGACTATCACCGATAGCCTGCGCCACCGTAGATGCCTCGCGTCACTTCGGAAGACTCGGGCTTGGAGGCGTCCTTGGTTCCAAAAATCTGAAAGCTATCATTATTTCTGGCAGTAAATATTGGCCTCTGGAGAAGAAGAGAGAGTATAACTCACTCTATTTAAGACTGTATAAAGAAATAGTTCAGTCTGATTCTATGGCAAAGTACCATGATCTAGGCACATCTATGAATGTCTATCCGCTGAGCAGGATCAACGGACTACCGACGCGGAATTTTTCTCAGGGCTTCTTTGAAGGGGCGGACAAGATATCCGGTGAAGAGTTCGCCCGCTCAAGGCTTTCTCAACAAATCGCCTGCGCCGGCTGCCCAATAGGTTGCATTCATATGGCCACGTTGAGGGAACCATTCAACGAGCCGCATCATATGTACAAAACCATCAAGGTCTCGTACGATCACGAACTGATATACGCACTGGGGTCAAACCTTTCTATCGATTCTACTGACATGATACTGAAGCTACTTCTGCTAGTTGAAAAACAGGGTTGGGACGCCATTTCGATCGGTGTCACTCTTGCCTGGGCTACGGAAGCCTTCCAGAGGGGACTGATAACGGAAAGGGAAACCGACGGTTTAGTGCTGAATTTCGGCGATGGAGAAGTTTATTTGAAAGTTCTGTCGAATATATCGACCGGGAAGAATCAGTTCTTCAAAGACCTTGAAAAAGGGGCCGATTACTGCTCCAAGAAGTATGGCGGAAACGATTTCTCCATTACATTCAATTCCAACGAAGCGCCCGGTTATGTCACCGGTCCGTTTGCCTTTATAGGTTACGCCACCGGTGTCCGTCACTCACATCTGGACAACGCTGGTTATTCTCTGGACCAGAAGGTTGCCACCAGTCCCGTACCCGTAGATTTCGAGAGATCGATCCTGGAAATGTACGAAGAGGGCGTATGGAGAATGATTCTAAACTCGCTAGTCGCCTGTCTTTTCTCCAGGAAAGTCTACGACATCAACACGATAGTCGAATCATTGAATGCCGTAGGAATAGACTGGAGCGCCGATAGATTGACTGCCCTTTCCCACAGAATTCACGGTCTTAAATACCTTTTTAAGGTTCGGAACGGATTCACGTTCGACAAACTCGCCCTGCCCGAGAAACTCTCCCGTGTATATATGACCAACGAAAAGGTTGACCAAGAGAGATTCAGAAAGGGGCTCGAATTGTACGAAATGCTGGTCGAAAAAGACATGCAACTGCTGAAACGGGACCTGGAGTGA
- a CDS encoding 4Fe-4S dicluster domain-containing protein, which produces MPKLMRVINREQCIGCYSCMSACSRTWENALTVEKSAMRVKNYPGVEGAFSIRVCYGCIEPDCAAACPTGALTPRDGGGVKFEKSRCINCGACIKACVPRALQWDLEELRPIVCNHCGICAAFCPNNVLALVEVER; this is translated from the coding sequence TTGCCAAAACTAATGAGAGTGATAAATCGAGAACAGTGTATAGGCTGCTACAGTTGTATGAGTGCGTGTTCCAGAACTTGGGAAAATGCGCTCACGGTTGAAAAGTCGGCCATGAGAGTTAAAAACTACCCCGGAGTTGAAGGAGCCTTTTCAATCAGGGTATGTTACGGCTGCATAGAGCCTGATTGTGCAGCCGCCTGTCCCACGGGAGCCCTCACTCCGAGGGATGGCGGTGGGGTGAAATTCGAAAAAAGCAGATGCATCAACTGTGGCGCATGCATAAAGGCCTGTGTACCCAGAGCGCTCCAGTGGGATCTGGAAGAGCTTCGCCCGATCGTTTGCAACCATTGTGGCATCTGCGCCGCCTTCTGCCCGAACAACGTCCTCGCGCTTGTGGAGGTGGAGAGGTGA
- a CDS encoding class I SAM-dependent methyltransferase, translating to MEHGYDRKKLEEEFDNLPEASPIADIDPFKGDIIATVGAIALDYLDLCGEDVLLDIGTGRGRWAVAAGAHCKKVIGIDISRRMIEDARLNAESSGVANVEFYRGSFEDPSEEVDLKTKGINKVIAIYSLHHLTDPMKSEALTKLVSLIQRPGVIVIGDIMWFDNPNNHRDEWSEVYYDDNETDHPASIDFIREVFEKVGADEIEIVQVHPLVGLICARFL from the coding sequence GTGGAACACGGTTACGATCGCAAAAAGCTGGAAGAGGAGTTCGACAACCTTCCCGAAGCGTCTCCCATAGCAGATATAGATCCATTCAAGGGTGACATCATAGCCACGGTCGGCGCGATAGCTCTCGACTATCTCGATCTGTGTGGCGAAGACGTTTTGCTGGATATTGGTACCGGACGTGGCAGATGGGCCGTCGCTGCGGGTGCTCACTGTAAGAAAGTTATCGGTATCGATATAAGCAGAAGAATGATTGAAGATGCCAGGTTGAACGCCGAGAGCTCCGGTGTCGCAAACGTCGAGTTCTACAGGGGCTCTTTCGAAGATCCTTCTGAAGAAGTCGACCTAAAAACAAAGGGCATAAACAAAGTTATAGCGATCTATTCTTTGCACCATCTAACTGATCCTATGAAATCCGAAGCCCTGACCAAACTCGTTTCCCTAATTCAGAGACCTGGAGTTATCGTCATTGGCGATATAATGTGGTTCGACAACCCAAACAACCATCGGGACGAATGGAGCGAAGTTTATTACGACGACAACGAAACGGACCATCCCGCATCGATAGATTTCATCAGAGAAGTCTTCGAAAAAGTCGGAGCAGACGAGATAGAAATTGTCCAGGTCCACCCGCTGGTCGGTCTGATCTGTGCCCGCTTTCTCTGA
- a CDS encoding metallopeptidase TldD-related protein: MIKERYITHYVENAIKIVQTQVSSIRKKDIKKTSVRLYDGKCMGVAGALGDENEKDLLARAKESLKMEVPYPFSPGRSLEREEDIQSDLQRESELLEETEAILKALRETQPGFSFSQVFKQSTLETSIDNDLGLNLRSRRSFLNLTLVIKDKNSSNIMDAITGYAGRKFDKEGFLDLTNMICDAYTKRIEDFEDGYYPVVFIADDTTYLTKFYEALHGMLFGSGGSLFSGRLGEKLFSEEFTLYQSRKADDGFEGSFFDTEGSFNDGDIFPLIENGVLKAPFTDKKSAALFNLPHTGSAGGEYDGIPELGFPKFKIRESEKTAKELLGGKKGIFVLIASGGDFTPDGHFATPAQLAFLFDGERLIGRLPELNISSHLYEMFGNSFLGVSSNNFLDLENSKVTVMNMKAEKNV, from the coding sequence ATGATAAAAGAAAGATATATAACCCATTACGTTGAAAATGCGATCAAAATAGTACAGACACAGGTAAGCTCTATAAGGAAGAAAGACATCAAAAAAACCTCCGTAAGACTCTACGATGGCAAATGTATGGGAGTCGCCGGTGCTCTGGGAGACGAGAATGAAAAAGACTTGCTCGCGAGAGCCAAAGAGTCTTTGAAAATGGAAGTACCCTATCCATTTTCGCCCGGTCGATCGTTGGAACGCGAAGAGGATATTCAATCTGATCTCCAGAGAGAATCGGAGCTTCTCGAAGAAACCGAAGCGATACTTAAGGCGCTCAGGGAAACTCAACCGGGGTTCAGCTTCAGCCAGGTATTCAAACAGAGCACTCTGGAGACCTCTATCGATAACGATTTGGGGTTAAACCTGAGATCCCGTAGAAGCTTTCTCAACCTGACGCTGGTGATAAAGGACAAAAACTCTTCCAACATAATGGACGCGATCACAGGCTACGCAGGAAGAAAGTTCGATAAAGAGGGGTTTCTAGACCTCACCAATATGATATGCGACGCTTACACGAAGAGGATAGAGGATTTTGAGGATGGTTATTACCCGGTGGTTTTCATCGCTGACGACACCACGTACCTGACGAAATTCTACGAGGCGCTTCATGGAATGCTTTTCGGTAGTGGAGGCTCTCTTTTCAGCGGAAGACTCGGGGAGAAACTGTTCTCTGAAGAGTTCACGCTCTATCAGAGCAGGAAGGCCGACGATGGTTTCGAAGGTTCCTTCTTCGATACCGAAGGAAGCTTCAACGATGGGGATATCTTTCCTCTAATTGAAAACGGCGTATTGAAAGCGCCCTTCACAGACAAAAAAAGTGCGGCGCTTTTCAATCTTCCCCATACGGGATCGGCGGGGGGAGAGTACGACGGGATCCCTGAACTTGGTTTTCCGAAATTCAAAATCAGAGAATCCGAAAAGACCGCAAAAGAACTGCTGGGCGGTAAGAAGGGTATTTTCGTTCTCATCGCCAGCGGTGGCGACTTCACGCCGGACGGTCATTTCGCAACGCCGGCCCAACTTGCCTTTCTTTTCGACGGAGAACGTCTCATAGGACGTTTGCCCGAGTTGAACATCAGCTCTCACCTCTATGAGATGTTTGGGAACAGTTTTCTGGGAGTCTCCAGTAACAACTTTTTGGACCTGGAAAACTCCAAAGTCACAGTCATGAACATGAAAGCAGAAAAAAATGTTTAG
- a CDS encoding TldD/PmbA family protein, with product MFRFPKGLYSDVRIEDVFKTDISVTLDRLDNMKEQRYKAAFIRVFDGRRWYYSSTTDIESIQRELERLACLSNPDPNIDNNKVVETFEINKGSFLNFGDSKDISRMALKGKMDLLSQYFPHLKESEPIKFWRGQYIDQRVVKSFYSSKGSALEFDYQRVGFRLSYQMALGEEKFMDRYDLAGNDISLLKDRGHEVQEKIKSSEHFLKNATTVKPGKYTVVLSPEAAGVFAHESFGHKSEADFMLGDETMMREWSIGKKVGSDNLSIIDDGNHAGVGFVSFDDEGTRARETYLIKEGYLAGRLHSVETAALLGERPTGNARAVNFEYEPIVRMTTTYISPGELTFDELLEGIETGIYVSSLNHGSGMSTFTLAPNQAFMIRNGRIAEPVRISVISGSVFQTLNEIEGITKESKILSFSLGGCGKMEQYSLPVGFGGPYVRVRSLNVQ from the coding sequence ATGTTCAGATTTCCCAAAGGATTGTATTCCGACGTAAGAATTGAAGATGTCTTCAAGACAGACATCTCTGTTACGCTCGACAGGCTTGACAACATGAAAGAGCAGCGTTACAAGGCCGCATTTATAAGAGTTTTCGACGGCCGGAGGTGGTATTATAGCTCCACAACAGATATCGAATCCATTCAGAGAGAACTCGAAAGGCTTGCCTGTCTCTCAAATCCTGACCCGAACATCGACAATAACAAAGTTGTAGAAACTTTCGAGATCAACAAGGGAAGCTTTCTGAATTTCGGAGATTCAAAGGATATCTCCAGAATGGCTCTGAAAGGGAAGATGGATCTACTGAGTCAGTACTTCCCCCATCTAAAAGAGAGTGAACCGATAAAATTCTGGAGAGGCCAGTATATAGATCAGAGAGTAGTCAAAAGCTTTTATTCAAGCAAAGGCTCGGCACTGGAATTCGATTACCAGAGAGTGGGCTTCAGGCTTTCCTACCAGATGGCCCTCGGCGAGGAAAAGTTCATGGACCGTTACGATCTGGCCGGGAACGACATCTCCCTGCTGAAAGACAGGGGACATGAGGTGCAGGAAAAAATCAAGAGTTCGGAGCACTTTCTCAAGAACGCCACGACTGTCAAACCGGGAAAATATACCGTAGTACTATCGCCGGAAGCCGCGGGAGTTTTCGCCCATGAGAGCTTTGGCCACAAGAGCGAAGCCGATTTCATGCTTGGCGATGAAACGATGATGAGGGAATGGAGTATTGGGAAAAAAGTGGGTAGTGACAATCTATCGATCATAGATGATGGCAACCATGCCGGCGTGGGTTTCGTGTCCTTCGACGACGAAGGCACCAGAGCACGCGAAACCTATCTCATTAAAGAAGGCTATCTCGCCGGTAGGTTGCACAGTGTGGAAACGGCGGCTTTACTGGGAGAGCGGCCTACTGGAAATGCTAGAGCAGTGAACTTCGAATACGAACCGATAGTTAGAATGACCACAACCTACATTTCGCCGGGAGAGTTAACCTTCGACGAACTACTCGAAGGTATAGAGACGGGTATCTATGTCAGTTCTCTCAACCACGGATCGGGAATGTCAACATTTACTCTGGCTCCCAACCAGGCTTTTATGATAAGGAACGGCAGAATAGCCGAGCCCGTAAGAATTTCCGTGATATCTGGAAGCGTCTTCCAGACTCTGAACGAGATAGAGGGTATTACCAAGGAATCGAAGATACTTTCCTTTTCTCTCGGTGGCTGCGGAAAAATGGAACAGTACTCGTTGCCGGTAGGTTTTGGCGGGCCTTATGTCCGTGTTAGATCTTTGAATGTTCAGTGA